Within the Catalinimonas niigatensis genome, the region CGGCTTTATATTTAGTACCCGCAGCTACTACATTAGACTCGGGTCTCACCATAGCTACAATGTTATCAAACTTCATATCAGCAGCACCTACCTGACGTGCCAAATGATCCAGTGCAATAGTTTCGCGAGAGAGCACTTCATTTTTCAACTGACTTAGTGAAGCTAACCCTGCTACCATAGGTGTATTCTGAAAAGTAATCTCAGAGAAAGTTTTCATATTCTGCTCAGGATTATCTTTAAATACAGGGTTTTCTATAGCATCAAGAGCGATAGGGGCTACCTCTGTTCCTGTTGCGCTAGCCAAGTAGCTGGCATAAGTGTTCAGTGCCTTTTTAAGCTCTTCTCCTTTTCCCTGCCTTACCATAATGTCAGCAATCTCATCTTCGCTTTTGCCACCTACATAGGTACCATCCTCTTCAACTCCACCAGTAACTACCACAAACTCTTCCTTCAAGGAATCAAGTGCATTCAAAACCTGATTGGTTTTGGCTCTTACTTCTCTTGCTTTTTCCAATACTGCCACGTCTTCCTTACGATTTCCGGCATCTGTTACTGCTGACTGAATACGATCTACGGTACTACCATTTTGATTCTTGGCACCATCAGCAGATTGTTCCAGGCTATTGTCGATGAAGATAAACTTCTCTAGTACTGTGTTACTTACTTGTAAGGCCAGAAGTGCGGTAAGTACCAGGTACATCATACCGATCATCTTCTGCCTTGGGGTTTCTTTTCCTCCAGCCATATTATTTAGTAAATTAGAGTAATGAATGAATCAATACAAATAATTAGGCTTTCATTGCACTAAGCATGTTGCCATATACTCTGTTCAGTGAAGAGATATTATTATTCAATGAAGCAAAGTTGTTCTTGAAGCTCTCAGCATCTTTGCTAGCCTCAGAAACATTTTCCATAGCACTACTCAAATTAGAGTAAAACTTGTTCATAGCTTTCAGGTGGCTATTGGCATCCTGAAGCTCCATTTCATATACTGCATTCAAAGAAGCCAAATTTTTAGTGACATGCTGTACCTGAACATGATACTCTTTAGTATCTTTACTAGCATCTGCCATTGATGACATTGCCTGAATAGCAGTAGAGTAAGATTTATTCATGTCTGATAATGAAGAAGAAGCTACTTTAACATTTTTTGCGTATTCATCTGTAGCCAATGCTGCATTAGAAAGAGTCCCCATTTTGGCAACTGAATCAGAAAGGTTCTTCATTCCTCTACCCAAGCTATCAATTAATTCAGGACCAACTTTAGAGCTTTCTAACATAGCGTCTAATTTCTTAGTAACAGAATCTCCATTACTTTTACCATTAGATATTCTTCTTCTGTCCGTAGCCTCTGTGTCACCCATCAGTTCAGGATATACCAAAGACCAGTCATATTCAGTATGTTTAGGTTCAAATGCACTAAATAAGAAAATAATGGCTTCTGTGGTAAGACCTACACCTAACATCAGGGCAGCTCCTGGCAAGTGTAGAATTTTAAACATAGCACCAACGATTACAACTGCAGCACCAATACCATAAATTTTGGGCATTATAGAACCATAAAGTAGTTCTGAGAATCCACCTTTTTTCTTGCTCATTGTTCTAAAATTTTCGAGTGATTGATTTACCGATTTAGATTGTTAATTGATTAGAATTCATTTCCAGATGATCTGCCAATGTAAGTCATAGCACATCTGAAGCCTGTATAAGCCGTTGTAGAATCTTTGTGTGCGAAAGTTCTGGTTCCTGTTTGTAAGAAATAAGATATATCTTTCCAGGCACCGCCTCTTACGACCTTAAGGGGCTCATTGACATCGTTATAGGTAGGGTTTAAATCCCATACAATAGCGGTAGCAGCAGGGTTGTAGGCATCTTCACACCACTCTGACACGTTACCTGACATATCATATAGACCAAAATCATTTGCAAAATAGGCAGCTACAGGCGCAGTATAAGCAAAACCATCATCAAAATAGTTTCCTCGTCCTGGCTTAAAGTTAGCTAACATACAACCTTTTGAATTTCTTATATAAGGCCCACCCCAGGGATATTTAGCCATATCGCGACCGCCTCTTGCGGCATACTCCCATTCTGCTTCAGAAGGAAGGCGAAAGTTTGGCATCACAAACATCCCGTTACTTTCACGATAATTATTGAGATAAGCAGTTCTCCATTTACAGAAGACTTGTGCTGCTTCCCAATCTACCCCTACCACAGGATAATTGTCAAATGCAGGATGAGACCAATAATACTGTACAAGAGGATCACCCATGTGATGGGTATAGTTCCTAGACCAAACAGTAGTATCCGGATATAATTCGTCCTCAACAAAATTAGCACCTCTACCTACCAAAAAGTCATATTCACCTTGACCTTCCTGCACTTCATAGATAAACTGACGATACTCATTATTAGTAATCTCAGTATCATCCATGTAGAAACCACCGATGGTTATCTGCCTGTTGAAATTAATTTGGGAGGCGATAGGATCTTCATCAGACTGTCCGGTATGAAAAGTTCCCGCAGGGATTTGTACCATTCCATAAGGAGTAGGCATTCCATCATATTCTCTGCCTTGAACTCCTACCAGCTGGCCAAAATCCTCGCCATTATCACCGAAGAGACCGCAACCCTGTAGCGCAAAAAGCATCGCCAAGGAGAAGATAGCACTCCCGCTTCTTAGAAGAGTCTTGCTCATAACACAAATTGTTTTTATACATACACGAAATATCAACACAAATATTGTAATCCTGTTTCAATTGTACTATTCAAATTTCACCATTTTTTTGTTTTGTAAGGTTTTAGTAATTTTCCAATAATTATAATTTATACATTAATAAATATAACTATATTTACAATTATTGCCTGAACCTAGGTGTTCTAATAATCTTTTTATCGCTGGCAGAAGACATAGGTAAACTATAAGTTACCATAATTTCATGAGAAGTAGCCGCTTTAGCTTCCTGAGCCAGCACAACATAATCGAAGGAATATCCTAACTTCAGCGATTTTTCTTTAAAAAAGCTATACCCAATCATACCCACCAGCGCTTCTTGTTGTCTAAAAGAAATTCCTCCCCACATAGTATCATCATAAGTCGCTAGTACACCTACATCAAATGAGTAGGAATTCAAATCTGATTGTACCAGAAAAGAAGGAGTCAGGCGTACTTTATATGTTGGCTCATAATCAAACCCTCCTGTTACTGTAACGTGATTTTCTAATGGATTATTTAAAGTATCTATACCCACAAAGTCAAATTGACTATCTATCAAATGTTTGAATCCTACTCCTAAATAATATTGTCTTGCCCTATAAAATACTCCTGCTGAAAAATCAGGGCGTAACTGAGAAACTCTGCCATTTCCCTGAAGCAACACATCGTCTGGGTCTACAGGACGATACTGACCGTAATCTACGGTCTGGGAGAAAGCTCCTACTCTAACACCTAAACTAAGTTTACCATTGCCTACACCTAGATGATAAGCAAAAGAAGCTTGTGCTTCTAAATTTGTTAAAGGGCCGATATTATCATTAACAATGTGTAATCCGAAACCACTCCTTAAGCGGAGAATTGGCGTATTCAAACTTACTACCTGTGTGTTGATGCCTCCAGGATTATCTAAAGTGGGTTGATAACCTGCCCATTGGGTTCTATGGAAAGCAGTCAATGTAGTAACACCTTCTACTCCTGCATAGGCAGGATTGTAAAAAAGAGTGTTAAACATATATTGGCTAAACTGCGCGCTTTGTTGTCCGTAGCTAGTAGCTAAGCCTATAGTCGTAATACAAACAAGTACAAGTAATATTGTTTTATTCATACGCGATTGCAAAAAGCACCGATCAAGCCCAAAGGTAATAGTTCGGAAAAAATTAATTTAATCAATTATGATTATAACATACAACGTATACTAATGTATCTAATTGTACTTCTGTTTACAATAATCAAATTGAAAAATTTTATTGTTTATTTGCCTGCTTGATATAAGCCTCTAGCGCCCCGGTCATCGAAGGAGCATTAGGCATGGGAGCCTGAATATCTAGAAATAACCCTGCATCTTCAACTGCCTTAGCAGTAGTTGGACCAAAAGCAGCAATTCTTGTTTTATTTTGCTTAAAATCAGGAAAGTTTACGAATAGGGAGTTGATACCAGAGGGACTAAAAAAAGCAATAATATCGTAATTAACATCCGCTAGGTCAGATAAGTCTGCTGCTACCGTTTCATACATAACAGCTTCAGTATATTTATAGTCATTCTTCTCTAAGAATTCAGGTATATCATTCTTCCGAATACTTGAGCAAGGAAATAAATATTTTTCTCCTTTATGTTTTTTGAGTATTTCAATAAGATCCTCTGCTGTTCTGAATCCTGTAAAAATCTTTCTCTTTCTGATGACAATATATTTTTGCAAATAGTTAGCCGTCTGTTCAGAAATACAGAAATATTTCATTTCAGCAGGCATTTCAATTTTTAACTCTGAACATATACTGAAAAAATGATCTATAGCATTTCTGCTGGTAAAAATAATTGCAGTATGTTCAAGAATATCAACCTTTTGTTTCCTAAAGTCTTTAACATTGACAGGTTTAACTTCTATAAATGGCCTGAAATCTACCTTAATATTATATTTTTGGGCAAGGTCATAGTAAGGTGACTTTTCATTTTGTGGCTCGGGTTGTGAAACCAATATACTTTCAACTTTATATAATCTGTCCTTTGGAATTTTGATTGTACTTTCGCTCATACGTACACCTATTTGTTTAAAGTAAAAGTTTTTATATCAGGGCTATATTTTCACATAACTTATTTAATCGCTATGATGAGTTGACTACTCATTGATGAAACACAGAATACGCAATATTAATTCTTTCTATTGCTACTAGAGCTACATATAAGAAGTTAAACAACAAGTACCTCAAGACCGACTAATAAGGGTATGACTTCAGCGACGCAAATGTACGAAAATAAATATATATTTCTAAATGACGCGCTTCTGAAAAGCCTGAAATACAGAACGATAACGCGAATTGAAGCCAGTAAAATGAAGAGATATACAATCAGGTTGAAATAGCTATCATTGTAGTACCCAATACCTGTAAAGACTATAACCAACAATGCGAAAAGGAAAGCACTATAAATCAAAGACATGCGCATATAATCCAGCATGTATAGAAAACGAAGTTGTCTAAATCTAAAAAGA harbors:
- a CDS encoding PorP/SprF family type IX secretion system membrane protein, whose product is MNKTILLVLVCITTIGLATSYGQQSAQFSQYMFNTLFYNPAYAGVEGVTTLTAFHRTQWAGYQPTLDNPGGINTQVVSLNTPILRLRSGFGLHIVNDNIGPLTNLEAQASFAYHLGVGNGKLSLGVRVGAFSQTVDYGQYRPVDPDDVLLQGNGRVSQLRPDFSAGVFYRARQYYLGVGFKHLIDSQFDFVGIDTLNNPLENHVTVTGGFDYEPTYKVRLTPSFLVQSDLNSYSFDVGVLATYDDTMWGGISFRQQEALVGMIGYSFFKEKSLKLGYSFDYVVLAQEAKAATSHEIMVTYSLPMSSASDKKIIRTPRFRQ
- a CDS encoding uroporphyrinogen-III synthase; this encodes MSESTIKIPKDRLYKVESILVSQPEPQNEKSPYYDLAQKYNIKVDFRPFIEVKPVNVKDFRKQKVDILEHTAIIFTSRNAIDHFFSICSELKIEMPAEMKYFCISEQTANYLQKYIVIRKRKIFTGFRTAEDLIEILKKHKGEKYLFPCSSIRKNDIPEFLEKNDYKYTEAVMYETVAADLSDLADVNYDIIAFFSPSGINSLFVNFPDFKQNKTRIAAFGPTTAKAVEDAGLFLDIQAPMPNAPSMTGALEAYIKQANKQ
- the porL gene encoding type IX secretion system motor protein PorL/GldL; translated protein: MSKKKGGFSELLYGSIMPKIYGIGAAVVIVGAMFKILHLPGAALMLGVGLTTEAIIFLFSAFEPKHTEYDWSLVYPELMGDTEATDRRRISNGKSNGDSVTKKLDAMLESSKVGPELIDSLGRGMKNLSDSVAKMGTLSNAALATDEYAKNVKVASSSLSDMNKSYSTAIQAMSSMADASKDTKEYHVQVQHVTKNLASLNAVYEMELQDANSHLKAMNKFYSNLSSAMENVSEASKDAESFKNNFASLNNNISSLNRVYGNMLSAMKA
- the porK gene encoding T9SS ring complex lipoprotein PorK/GldK; protein product: MSKTLLRSGSAIFSLAMLFALQGCGLFGDNGEDFGQLVGVQGREYDGMPTPYGMVQIPAGTFHTGQSDEDPIASQINFNRQITIGGFYMDDTEITNNEYRQFIYEVQEGQGEYDFLVGRGANFVEDELYPDTTVWSRNYTHHMGDPLVQYYWSHPAFDNYPVVGVDWEAAQVFCKWRTAYLNNYRESNGMFVMPNFRLPSEAEWEYAARGGRDMAKYPWGGPYIRNSKGCMLANFKPGRGNYFDDGFAYTAPVAAYFANDFGLYDMSGNVSEWCEDAYNPAATAIVWDLNPTYNDVNEPLKVVRGGAWKDISYFLQTGTRTFAHKDSTTAYTGFRCAMTYIGRSSGNEF